Below is a window of bacterium DNA.
CTGCCACCACGACCGCGACCATCACCGTCGCGAAGCCCGGTACATACCGATGGTACTGTGCCCTCCAGTGCGATGGCCCGTCGCACTGGGCGATGGACCAGGGCAACGCGGGCCAAGGCAAAGAAGGCTACATGGCAGGATTCATCGTCGTGATGTGACCGCCGCGGTAGAGTCTGAAGGGCTCCGAAGCGCACCTCGGAGCCTGTTCTGTTTCTGACCAAGTCCGTTCACACCGTGTTAGTGACTGGGCGAGACGAGACGAGCCAGTCCAAACGCTGCCGCGGCCGCCAATCCGCCGACGAGCACAGTCTGCGCCGCGCTCCGCGAGGGGTGTGCGCCTGTGAAGCGTCCCTTCACATACCCGAACACCGCCAGTGCGGCGAGTGTGACGAATACCGATGCCACGAGCGCTTCGTGGATGCGTGTGCTCACCATGTACGGCACGAGCGGGATCAGCCCGCCGCTCACGTACGCCGTCGCGATGGTCAGGGCGCTGGCTAACGCCCGCCTTGGGTCCGGCTTCTCCAGGCCGAGTTCGAACCGCATCATAAAGTCCACCCATGCCGAGGGGCGTCTTTTGAGCGCGTCGACGACGGGTGCGCTTTCCTCCGCCGTCAGGCCGTACTCCGCAAACACGTGGCGCACTTCCTCGGTCTCGACATCAGGCACGGTCTCAATCTCGCGGACTTCCCGCCCGTGTTCGCTCGCAAAGTGCTCGGCATCGCTCTTCGCGGCGAGGTACCCACCGAGGCCCATGGCGATGGAACCCGCCGCAACTTCCGCAAGTCCAGCGGTCACAATAATAGCCGGTGACGCTATGGCGCCGGATAGGCCTGCCGCCAGCGCGAACGGTACCGTTAACCCGTCTGACATGCCAATCACCACATCGCGAACGGACTCACTGGCGGTGAAATGACGCTCGGCGTGAGAGGTCTGTGGCATGCGTTTCGCGCTCCTCGTTGTGTCGTCACAGGACGACGTCGAAGTAAGAGTAGCAGATTGTCGGGAGGGGGTGGATTGAGATGCGAGGCGAGCGACCTCTGCTTACCCTTCTGCGTCGCGCGAAGGTGCCAGAGAAGGAAGCTGCGGTGAGTTGGTTAGACTAGTGGTTCGCGCTGCGGTTTGTCACCGCATGTCGAGTGCCC
It encodes the following:
- a CDS encoding VIT1/CCC1 transporter family protein, translating into MPQTSHAERHFTASESVRDVVIGMSDGLTVPFALAAGLSGAIASPAIIVTAGLAEVAAGSIAMGLGGYLAAKSDAEHFASEHGREVREIETVPDVETEEVRHVFAEYGLTAEESAPVVDALKRRPSAWVDFMMRFELGLEKPDPRRALASALTIATAYVSGGLIPLVPYMVSTRIHEALVASVFVTLAALAVFGYVKGRFTGAHPSRSAAQTVLVGGLAAAAAFGLARLVSPSH